One window from the genome of Pararhizobium gei encodes:
- the ccoS gene encoding cbb3-type cytochrome oxidase assembly protein CcoS, whose translation MGTLLYLMPVALILGGLGLAAFVWALRSGQYEDMDGAAERVLVDD comes from the coding sequence ATGGGAACGCTCCTCTATTTGATGCCTGTTGCCCTTATTCTGGGCGGACTTGGGCTTGCAGCCTTCGTCTGGGCGCTCCGTTCGGGTCAATACGAAGACATGGACGGCGCGGCGGAGCGTGTGCTTGTGGACGATTGA